The following proteins are co-located in the Microbacterium sp. SORGH_AS_0888 genome:
- a CDS encoding ABC transporter permease encodes MTDVVLKAPVPTAATPRFTRRSLLSRMPLRSKLALGVIALLALLAVAAPFLPLDDPLTGDLSQRLLPFFSDGHVLGTDTQGRDMLSRLVFAMRTSLFAGVAPILIATAVGLAIGTLAGLSNGVVNTVLMRGVDLLFAFPGVLLALLLAIALGVGLGTLILALSFVWIAPVARIAETEVARIRELDFVTVARASGASGRAILVKQIVPVALPAVLAYSTSLVGANVAIAGGLGFIGLGVPSPQPELGSILYEMQAAVYSDPALALTPVVVILLLSMLFPIVGDGFRDAISGRGQRS; translated from the coding sequence ATGACCGATGTGGTCCTCAAGGCTCCGGTGCCCACCGCAGCCACCCCTCGTTTCACACGTCGCTCGCTGCTCAGCCGGATGCCGCTGCGATCGAAGCTCGCGCTCGGCGTCATCGCGCTGCTCGCACTGCTCGCGGTCGCCGCACCGTTCCTGCCGCTGGACGACCCGCTCACCGGAGACCTTTCACAACGCCTGCTGCCGTTCTTCAGCGACGGACATGTGCTCGGCACCGACACGCAGGGGCGGGACATGCTGAGCAGGCTGGTGTTCGCGATGCGGACCTCGTTGTTCGCCGGCGTCGCGCCGATCCTGATCGCGACGGCCGTGGGCCTGGCCATCGGCACCCTGGCCGGCCTGTCGAACGGCGTCGTCAACACGGTGCTGATGCGCGGTGTCGATCTGCTCTTCGCCTTTCCCGGGGTCCTGCTCGCGCTGCTGCTCGCCATCGCGCTCGGCGTGGGCCTCGGCACTCTCATCCTCGCGCTGAGCTTCGTCTGGATCGCTCCGGTCGCGCGCATCGCCGAAACCGAGGTCGCGCGCATCCGAGAGCTCGACTTCGTCACCGTGGCTCGCGCCTCCGGCGCCTCCGGCCGCGCGATCCTCGTCAAGCAGATCGTGCCCGTGGCGCTCCCCGCCGTGCTGGCCTACTCCACCTCTCTCGTCGGAGCCAACGTGGCCATCGCCGGCGGGCTCGGGTTCATCGGCCTCGGCGTGCCCTCGCCACAGCCCGAGCTCGGCTCGATCCTCTACGAGATGCAGGCCGCCGTCTACAGCGATCCGGCGCTCGCGCTGACTCCGGTCGTCGTCATCCTGCTGCTGTCGATGCTGTTCCCGATCGTGGGCGACGGCTTCCGCGACGCCATCTCGGGTCGGGGGCAGCGCTCATGA
- a CDS encoding ABC transporter permease, with product MFPAGGVGTRGDGSFGDVSAHLALPALALALAPGAQMARSLKTSISTLQATELLPTLRARGLSPWRLALHTHHNALPPMVTVLGIQVGSMLGGALFVEQIFSIPGLGALIVQSVGLRDYTLVQAVALVIALIFVVVLLVADVVNALLDPRIRKGRA from the coding sequence GTGTTCCCCGCCGGCGGCGTCGGCACGCGGGGTGACGGCTCGTTCGGAGACGTCTCCGCGCACCTCGCCCTCCCCGCCCTGGCTCTGGCGCTCGCCCCCGGCGCGCAGATGGCCCGCTCACTGAAGACATCCATCTCCACGCTGCAGGCCACGGAGCTGCTCCCCACGCTCCGCGCCCGCGGTCTGTCGCCGTGGCGGCTCGCTCTGCACACGCACCACAACGCCCTTCCCCCGATGGTCACGGTCCTCGGCATCCAGGTGGGCTCGATGCTGGGCGGAGCCCTGTTCGTCGAGCAGATCTTCAGCATCCCCGGTCTGGGGGCGCTCATCGTCCAGTCGGTGGGCCTGCGTGACTACACCTTGGTGCAGGCGGTCGCGCTGGTGATCGCGCTCATCTTCGTCGTGGTGCTGCTCGTCGCCGACGTCGTCAACGCTCTGCTCGATCCGCGAATCAGAAAGGGACGCGCATGA
- a CDS encoding ABC transporter permease, producing the protein MFEPLRGAEHSAHAMREASLLAPRGGRGRCVIPRKHIRNSVPVIIPIMDYKAIPQNRLTRLVVGRLAMTIITGLFVAVVVFFAIRAIPGDPALTILGTDSTLEERAKLRSVMGLDQPLPVQFGLWLEHVLRGDLGYSYSQGRPVADIIGPALQNTVMLGLAASILAIVLALAMGNLATSRWTPVRRASDAAEALFLSAPQYTVALLLLTVFAVLLPRVPRRRRRHAG; encoded by the coding sequence ATGTTCGAACCCCTGCGCGGGGCGGAGCACTCTGCTCATGCTATGCGCGAGGCTTCCCTTCTCGCGCCTCGCGGCGGCCGGGGTCGATGTGTCATCCCAAGGAAACACATCCGAAATAGTGTGCCGGTAATAATTCCAATTATGGACTACAAAGCCATACCGCAGAATCGGCTTACGCGACTCGTGGTCGGTCGATTGGCGATGACGATCATCACCGGTCTGTTCGTGGCCGTGGTCGTGTTCTTCGCGATCCGGGCGATCCCCGGCGATCCGGCGCTCACGATACTCGGGACCGACAGCACGCTGGAGGAGCGGGCGAAGCTGCGCTCCGTCATGGGGCTGGATCAGCCGCTTCCCGTTCAGTTCGGATTGTGGCTGGAGCACGTTCTCCGCGGCGACCTCGGCTACTCCTACAGCCAGGGGCGCCCGGTCGCCGACATCATCGGACCCGCGCTGCAGAACACGGTGATGCTGGGCCTCGCCGCGAGCATCCTCGCCATCGTCCTCGCCCTCGCGATGGGCAACCTCGCGACCTCGCGGTGGACGCCGGTCCGGCGAGCGTCCGACGCCGCGGAGGCGCTCTTCCTCTCGGCGCCGCAGTACACGGTGGCGCTGCTCCTGCTCACCGTCTTCGCCGTGCTGCTCCCCCGTGTTCCCCGCCGGCGGCGTCGGCACGCGGGGTGA
- a CDS encoding PadR family transcriptional regulator, with product MALRHAILAALSRGKPRTGYELNASFSDVNDRAWHASPSQVYSELARMEQLGLIDITERNERGRTSYIINDNGVAELQRWLLHDQPDHGIRDDAMLRLLNLWVLDRADADYLLNSEITFQRQRQFSLSHLLSHWEQERDDPDNAVWRNRRALYTLWLRQTNLMLEWLDELRVVLENPDIPVPEALTGAVPDRA from the coding sequence GTGGCGCTTCGGCACGCGATCCTGGCGGCCCTTTCACGGGGCAAGCCACGCACCGGCTACGAGCTCAACGCCAGCTTCAGCGACGTCAACGATCGCGCGTGGCACGCCAGCCCGTCCCAGGTGTACTCGGAGCTCGCGCGCATGGAACAGCTCGGCCTGATCGACATCACGGAGCGCAACGAGCGCGGCCGGACCAGCTACATCATCAACGACAACGGAGTGGCCGAGCTCCAACGCTGGCTCCTGCACGATCAGCCCGACCACGGCATCCGCGACGATGCGATGCTCCGACTGCTCAACCTGTGGGTGCTCGATCGCGCCGACGCCGACTACCTGCTCAATTCGGAGATCACCTTCCAGCGACAGCGGCAGTTCAGCCTGTCGCACCTGCTGAGCCACTGGGAGCAGGAGCGCGACGATCCCGACAACGCCGTCTGGCGCAACCGCCGCGCGCTCTACACGCTATGGCTGCGCCAGACGAACCTCATGCTCGAGTGGCTCGACGAACTGCGCGTCGTCCTGGAGAACCCCGACATCCCGGTTCCGGAGGCGCTCACGGGCGCCGTCCCCGACCGCGCCTGA
- a CDS encoding cysteine hydrolase family protein produces MTQRTAVIMIDMQNMYLQQERRSALGWPPIWNFDTVVAECAALLSFARDARVPVIYTRQTSRADGADATPSMRRLLADHGATTDSPIGAEEEWGSQILNAVAPKPGDIVIEKHRWDAFFNTDLDPILRNLDVTRLVVAGLQTNVCVETTSRTGMMKNFDVAVPEDAVSTDGEVLHRNALDALRVLYVEVAPWRELLAPVAPWERRFTTPGYGRAPEDMALIES; encoded by the coding sequence GTGACGCAGCGCACGGCAGTGATCATGATCGACATGCAGAACATGTACCTGCAGCAGGAGCGCCGCAGCGCGCTCGGCTGGCCGCCCATCTGGAACTTCGACACCGTCGTCGCTGAATGCGCCGCGCTGCTGTCGTTCGCCCGCGACGCTCGCGTGCCCGTGATCTACACGCGGCAGACCTCTCGTGCCGATGGCGCCGATGCGACGCCGAGCATGCGGCGTCTGCTCGCGGACCACGGTGCGACGACCGACTCGCCGATCGGTGCGGAGGAGGAATGGGGGTCGCAGATCCTGAATGCGGTTGCGCCGAAGCCGGGCGACATCGTGATCGAGAAGCACCGATGGGACGCCTTCTTCAACACCGATCTCGACCCGATCCTGCGCAACCTCGACGTCACGCGTCTCGTGGTCGCCGGACTCCAGACCAACGTCTGCGTCGAGACGACCTCGCGCACCGGCATGATGAAGAACTTCGATGTCGCGGTTCCCGAGGATGCCGTGTCGACCGACGGAGAGGTGCTGCACCGCAACGCGCTCGACGCACTGCGGGTGCTGTATGTGGAGGTCGCCCCGTGGCGGGAGCTGCTGGCACCGGTCGCCCCGTGGGAGCGGCGTTTCACCACTCCTGGCTATGGTCGCGCCCCGGAGGACATGGCGCTCATCGAGTCATGA
- a CDS encoding MFS transporter, whose amino-acid sequence MSAGTDAVSAASPRRWRTFWVLAAAAALTILDVSKLGVALPAIQNDMGGSPATVQLMLVGYTIAYAAMLVPAGRIGDVLRRRTIFLTGATIFVVASLAGAAAPNVAWLVTARIAEGVGAGLLMPQVLGIIQRMFPAGERAKPLAALAALTTLTSLVAPVLAGAVMDLAGDAWGWRLLFLITVAAGVVIVPLAAMLVKEPPTTARRDFDRTGAVLLGAGVVLAIAPLSTSSGTLPSDVWPYVLTLLGAGLLTLFAFHERRVARRGGEALIDPALWRLPHFGPGVLVSGCMHAAATAGTLIVTLAYQQIAGRTPLETSLWMLPSACASLLGSWLASRVTSTSGTAVSAGAALGALALGGMGFAFAAAGAAALPWIIAALLGVSSFGSGLAAPANQARTLLFAPGHRASIAGSLIQFAQRTGSAVGMAVALIVYYAFFTRPTFAGQPAAGPMMALWTVAAMLLAGAAIALIDQRRTRRTAGRAETTPEAPLPVGDALADTGAGGMLRG is encoded by the coding sequence GTGTCCGCAGGTACCGATGCCGTGTCGGCAGCGAGCCCACGTCGCTGGCGCACCTTCTGGGTCCTCGCCGCCGCGGCGGCGCTGACGATACTGGACGTATCGAAGCTCGGCGTCGCCCTGCCCGCCATCCAGAACGACATGGGCGGATCGCCCGCCACCGTCCAACTCATGCTCGTGGGCTACACGATCGCGTACGCCGCGATGCTCGTGCCGGCGGGACGCATCGGCGACGTGCTCCGACGACGGACAATCTTCCTGACAGGCGCGACGATCTTCGTCGTGGCGAGCCTCGCCGGCGCCGCAGCGCCGAACGTCGCCTGGCTCGTCACGGCGCGGATCGCCGAGGGCGTGGGAGCGGGGCTGCTCATGCCTCAGGTGCTGGGGATCATTCAGCGCATGTTCCCGGCCGGAGAACGCGCCAAGCCGCTGGCGGCTCTCGCGGCCCTCACCACACTCACCTCGCTCGTCGCGCCGGTGCTGGCGGGCGCCGTGATGGACCTCGCCGGCGACGCATGGGGATGGCGCCTCCTGTTCCTGATCACGGTGGCCGCCGGCGTCGTGATCGTCCCCCTGGCGGCCATGCTGGTGAAGGAGCCGCCCACCACGGCCCGCCGAGACTTCGATCGCACCGGTGCGGTGCTCCTAGGCGCCGGTGTCGTCCTCGCCATCGCGCCGCTGTCGACGTCCTCCGGCACGCTCCCGTCCGATGTCTGGCCGTATGTGCTCACGCTTCTCGGCGCCGGCCTGCTGACCCTGTTCGCCTTCCACGAGCGCCGCGTGGCACGCCGGGGCGGCGAGGCGCTCATCGATCCCGCCCTGTGGCGGCTGCCCCACTTCGGTCCCGGCGTGCTCGTCTCCGGCTGCATGCACGCGGCCGCCACCGCGGGGACGCTGATCGTGACTCTGGCCTATCAACAGATCGCGGGCCGCACGCCGCTCGAGACCTCTCTCTGGATGCTTCCCTCCGCCTGCGCGAGCCTGCTCGGCTCATGGCTCGCGTCGCGCGTGACCTCCACCAGCGGCACGGCCGTGTCCGCGGGCGCCGCTCTGGGCGCCCTGGCACTCGGCGGCATGGGATTCGCCTTCGCCGCGGCCGGCGCCGCCGCTCTCCCTTGGATCATCGCCGCGCTGTTAGGGGTGAGCTCGTTCGGGTCGGGACTCGCCGCGCCCGCGAACCAAGCTCGGACTCTGCTCTTCGCCCCCGGGCACCGTGCGAGCATCGCCGGCTCGCTCATCCAGTTCGCTCAACGCACGGGGTCAGCTGTCGGCATGGCGGTCGCCCTCATCGTCTACTACGCGTTCTTCACCCGGCCGACGTTCGCCGGACAGCCTGCGGCGGGTCCGATGATGGCGCTGTGGACGGTCGCAGCGATGCTCCTGGCCGGCGCCGCGATCGCACTCATCGACCAGCGCCGCACGCGTCGGACAGCCGGCCGTGCCGAGACGACGCCCGAGGCCCCGCTGCCGGTCGGTGATGCCCTTGCGGACACCGGGGCGGGCGGGATGCTGCGAGGCTAG
- a CDS encoding chorismate mutase translates to MTDTDPTQTLLNLRASIDNIDAALIYMLAERFRRTKQVGQLKAIHQMPPSDPAREEQQVARLRALAEQADLDPEFAEKWFNFVVAEVIRHHTEAADGR, encoded by the coding sequence ATGACCGACACGGATCCGACACAGACGCTGCTGAACCTGCGGGCCAGCATCGACAACATCGACGCCGCCCTCATCTACATGCTGGCGGAACGATTCCGCCGGACGAAGCAGGTCGGTCAGCTCAAGGCGATCCACCAGATGCCGCCGTCCGACCCGGCGCGCGAGGAGCAGCAGGTGGCGCGTCTGCGTGCGCTCGCCGAGCAGGCCGACCTCGACCCGGAGTTCGCGGAGAAGTGGTTCAACTTCGTCGTGGCCGAGGTCATCCGGCACCACACGGAGGCGGCCGACGGGCGCTGA
- a CDS encoding AI-2E family transporter, with the protein MTDPSPERPETPSPAPSGAGTHWTALRSPFAVGFYVTLGALAAIVLGLAVSNLSTVIIYVVFALFAALGLDPIVRLLGRHNVSRAWSIVIVYFAFALVLVGVLWLIIPTVVRQIAQFVTDIPRLISDFQRSDTYAWLHDTFGSSVGDILSQVQSFLTNPTNIATIGGGVLQVGISIVTGISGLVIILVLSLYFLATLPTIKGAFNRLVPAYSRPRVADLTEQITDSIGGYLMGMVILAFFNAVMAFILYLVLGLPFPLLMAVVAFCITLIPLVGSVMFWVIGSSLALFSSPLSALIFAIAYLIYMQLEAYVLTPRVMNRTISIPGSLVVIGALVGGTLLGLLGALVAIPVTASLLLILKQVVIPRQDAKTVPR; encoded by the coding sequence ATGACCGACCCGTCTCCCGAGCGCCCCGAGACGCCCTCCCCCGCCCCGTCGGGCGCCGGGACCCACTGGACCGCGCTGCGCTCACCGTTCGCCGTCGGCTTCTACGTCACGCTCGGCGCGCTCGCGGCGATCGTGCTCGGCCTCGCCGTGTCGAACCTGTCGACCGTGATCATCTACGTCGTGTTCGCGTTGTTCGCCGCCCTCGGACTCGACCCCATCGTCCGGCTGCTGGGGCGCCACAACGTCAGCCGCGCGTGGAGCATCGTCATCGTCTACTTCGCGTTCGCGCTGGTGCTCGTCGGCGTCCTGTGGCTGATCATCCCCACGGTCGTGCGTCAGATCGCGCAGTTCGTCACCGACATCCCCCGGCTGATCTCGGACTTCCAGCGCTCCGACACCTATGCCTGGCTCCATGACACGTTCGGCAGCTCCGTCGGCGACATCCTCTCGCAGGTGCAGAGCTTCCTCACCAACCCGACCAACATCGCCACCATCGGCGGCGGCGTGCTGCAGGTCGGCATCTCGATCGTGACGGGCATCTCGGGGCTCGTCATCATCCTCGTGCTGAGCCTGTACTTCCTCGCGACCCTGCCCACGATCAAGGGCGCGTTCAACCGGCTCGTCCCGGCGTACTCGCGCCCGCGCGTGGCCGACCTCACCGAGCAGATCACGGACTCCATCGGCGGCTACCTGATGGGAATGGTGATCCTGGCGTTCTTCAACGCCGTCATGGCCTTCATCCTGTACCTGGTGCTCGGCCTGCCGTTCCCGCTGCTCATGGCGGTCGTGGCCTTCTGCATCACCCTGATCCCGCTCGTCGGCTCGGTCATGTTCTGGGTCATCGGATCGTCGCTCGCCCTGTTCTCGAGCCCGCTGTCCGCGCTGATCTTCGCGATCGCCTACCTCATCTACATGCAGCTCGAGGCATACGTTCTGACGCCGCGCGTCATGAACCGCACGATCTCGATCCCCGGCTCGCTCGTGGTGATCGGTGCCCTCGTGGGCGGAACCCTCCTCGGCCTGCTGGGCGCACTCGTCGCGATCCCGGTCACGGCCTCTCTCCTGCTCATCCTCAAGCAGGTCGTCATCCCCCGGCAGGATGCGAAGACCGTGCCCCGCTGA
- a CDS encoding beta-propeller fold lactonase family protein yields MRFWVGGYTADMDGEATGIGELRAGAADDVLAGGPLGFAGTVAATDGSPSWLTRHPTHDIVYAAMEGASQVQAFRRTGEASFVRHGAPVDAGELVCHVAVAPDGGSLVASCWGDGRVVRMRIDDAGVPSAPQLAAPATDPYAGSGGAPAAPVDIDLAAAARALRDAAGEEFAHLLPTHDEPVEIVVAAGESDAEPEARVSRAHQALFLPSHGVVTTDMGLDLVRFWRPEPTGLHARGQVVLPRGVGPRHMVAHPSGHLYVVTELSREVYVLAPDESGAWRVVSATALSPATADDDLAAEIALSRDSVFLYAGLRGSNTIAALRVGGSGDRLAPVALVDAGVDWPRHHVVVRDTLLVAGQRSDEAASLTLDERTGVPGRIRHRTAVPSPTCLLPVR; encoded by the coding sequence ATGCGCTTCTGGGTGGGCGGCTACACCGCCGACATGGATGGCGAGGCCACCGGCATCGGTGAGCTGCGCGCCGGCGCCGCCGACGACGTGCTCGCCGGCGGCCCGCTCGGGTTCGCGGGGACCGTCGCGGCGACCGACGGCTCGCCCTCCTGGCTCACGCGGCACCCGACGCACGACATCGTCTACGCGGCGATGGAGGGCGCCTCTCAGGTGCAGGCGTTCCGCCGCACGGGCGAGGCGTCCTTCGTGCGGCACGGCGCGCCCGTCGATGCGGGTGAGCTGGTCTGCCACGTGGCCGTCGCGCCCGACGGGGGCTCGCTGGTGGCCAGCTGCTGGGGAGACGGGAGGGTCGTGCGGATGCGCATCGACGACGCCGGGGTGCCCTCCGCGCCCCAGCTCGCCGCGCCCGCGACGGATCCGTACGCCGGTTCCGGCGGCGCACCGGCGGCCCCGGTCGACATCGACCTCGCGGCGGCTGCCCGTGCGCTGCGCGATGCCGCGGGCGAGGAGTTCGCGCATCTCCTGCCGACCCACGACGAGCCCGTCGAGATCGTCGTGGCCGCCGGGGAGTCGGACGCGGAGCCCGAGGCGAGGGTCTCCCGCGCGCATCAGGCCCTCTTCCTGCCCTCGCACGGCGTCGTGACGACCGACATGGGGCTGGATCTCGTGCGGTTCTGGCGTCCGGAGCCGACGGGGCTGCATGCGCGGGGGCAGGTCGTGCTGCCGCGCGGCGTCGGACCACGGCACATGGTGGCGCACCCCAGCGGCCACCTCTACGTCGTCACCGAGCTCTCCCGCGAGGTCTATGTGCTCGCCCCGGACGAGTCCGGGGCATGGCGCGTCGTCTCGGCGACCGCCCTGTCTCCGGCGACGGCGGACGACGACCTCGCTGCCGAGATCGCGCTCTCGCGGGACAGCGTGTTCCTCTACGCGGGCCTGCGCGGCAGCAACACGATCGCCGCGCTGCGGGTGGGCGGATCGGGCGACCGTCTCGCACCGGTCGCCCTCGTGGACGCCGGCGTCGACTGGCCGCGGCATCACGTCGTGGTCCGCGACACGCTGCTGGTCGCGGGTCAGCGATCCGACGAGGCGGCCTCGCTCACGCTGGACGAGCGTACCGGGGTGCCCGGCCGCATCCGTCACCGCACCGCGGTGCCTTCTCCCACCTGCCTGCTCCCGGTGCGCTGA
- a CDS encoding adenylosuccinate synthase, with amino-acid sequence MPGIVIVGVQWGDEGKGKATDLLGDRTDWVVKFNGGNNAGHTVVIGDEKYALHLLPSGILSPGVNAVIGNGVVIDLEVLFAELEALAARGVDTSRLRVSANAHVITQYHRTLDKVTERFLGKRQIGTTGRGIGPAYADKINRVGIRIQDLFDENILRQKVEGALDQKNHLLVKVFNRRSITCDEIVDDLLSYAERLRPMVADTGLLLNQALDAGDVVVFEGGQATMLDIDHGTYPFVTSSSATAGGASTGSGVGPNRLDRIVGIVKAYSTRVGSGPFPTELFDEQGEWLRSQGFEFGTTTGRPRRVGWYDAPVARYASRINGITDLVLTKLDILTGLDRIPVCVAYDVDGERFDEMPVNQTDFHHAKPIYEYFPGWSEDISGARTFADLPRTAQEYVLALEAMSGSRISVIGVGPARDAVIVRHDLVD; translated from the coding sequence ATGCCAGGCATCGTGATCGTCGGGGTCCAGTGGGGGGACGAGGGCAAGGGCAAGGCGACCGACCTGCTCGGCGACCGCACCGACTGGGTCGTCAAGTTCAACGGCGGGAACAACGCCGGCCACACCGTCGTCATCGGCGACGAGAAGTATGCGCTGCACCTGCTGCCCTCGGGAATCCTGTCGCCCGGCGTCAACGCGGTCATCGGCAACGGCGTCGTGATCGACCTCGAGGTGCTCTTCGCCGAGCTCGAGGCGCTCGCCGCCCGTGGCGTCGACACCTCCCGGCTCCGGGTGAGTGCCAACGCCCACGTCATCACCCAGTACCACCGCACCCTCGACAAGGTGACGGAGCGCTTCCTGGGCAAGCGCCAGATCGGCACGACGGGCCGGGGCATCGGCCCCGCCTACGCCGACAAGATCAATCGGGTGGGCATCCGCATCCAGGATCTGTTCGACGAGAACATCCTGCGTCAGAAGGTCGAGGGCGCCCTCGACCAGAAGAACCACCTGCTGGTGAAGGTCTTCAACCGTCGCTCGATCACGTGCGATGAGATCGTCGACGACCTCCTCTCGTATGCCGAGCGGCTGCGGCCGATGGTCGCCGACACCGGTCTGCTGCTGAACCAGGCGTTGGATGCGGGGGATGTCGTCGTCTTCGAGGGCGGCCAGGCGACGATGCTCGACATCGACCACGGCACCTATCCCTTCGTGACGTCGTCATCCGCGACGGCGGGCGGGGCATCGACCGGGTCGGGGGTCGGGCCCAACCGTCTCGACCGCATCGTCGGCATCGTGAAGGCCTACTCGACCCGCGTCGGCTCGGGACCGTTCCCGACCGAGCTCTTCGACGAGCAGGGTGAGTGGCTGCGCTCGCAGGGCTTCGAGTTCGGCACGACGACGGGTCGCCCGCGCCGTGTCGGCTGGTACGACGCGCCCGTGGCGCGGTACGCGAGCCGCATCAACGGCATCACCGACCTCGTGCTGACCAAGCTCGACATCCTCACCGGTCTCGACCGCATCCCGGTGTGCGTCGCGTACGACGTCGACGGCGAGCGGTTCGACGAGATGCCCGTCAACCAGACCGACTTCCACCACGCCAAGCCGATCTACGAGTACTTCCCCGGCTGGAGCGAAGACATCTCCGGTGCCCGCACGTTCGCGGACCTGCCGCGCACGGCGCAGGAGTACGTGCTCGCGCTCGAGGCGATGAGCGGCTCCCGCATCTCGGTCATCGGCGTCGGGCCCGCCCGCGACGCCGTGATCGTGCGCCACGATCTCGTGGACTGA
- a CDS encoding methionine ABC transporter ATP-binding protein produces MIEIEHVSKRYGALAAVDDVSLTIPTGDVYGVVGQSGAGKSTLARLVNLLERPDSGTVTVDGVELTSLGDADLRAARRKIGMVFQRFNLLGSRTVRGNVELAVELDGTPRAQRRDRAQEMLDLVGLGDRGDAPVHELSGGQQQRVGIARALAARPTVLLSDEATSALDPETTTSILDLYRRINAELGLTVLLITHEMDVVKSICRSAALIERGRIVESGPLTDLIRTPGSRLTAQLFPLGPVPASVGASSAVIDITFAGGSADRPVIAQLARDHGLDVSILGALIEQIGGAQAGRTRIEVPGSAAAAVVADLRAQGLLVEVLKEAV; encoded by the coding sequence GTGATTGAGATCGAGCACGTGTCGAAACGCTACGGCGCCCTCGCCGCCGTCGACGACGTATCCCTCACCATCCCGACGGGCGACGTCTACGGCGTCGTCGGGCAGAGCGGGGCCGGCAAGAGCACGCTCGCGCGCCTGGTCAACCTGCTCGAGCGCCCGGACTCCGGAACCGTGACGGTCGACGGCGTCGAGCTCACCTCGCTCGGCGACGCCGACCTCCGCGCCGCGCGGCGCAAGATCGGCATGGTCTTCCAGCGGTTCAACCTGCTCGGCAGCCGCACCGTGCGCGGCAACGTCGAGCTGGCCGTCGAGCTGGACGGCACACCTCGCGCGCAACGTCGGGACCGCGCGCAGGAGATGCTCGACCTCGTCGGTCTCGGCGATCGCGGCGACGCCCCCGTGCACGAGCTGTCGGGCGGACAGCAGCAGCGCGTCGGCATCGCCCGCGCGCTCGCCGCGCGCCCCACGGTGCTGCTGTCGGACGAGGCCACGAGCGCGCTCGACCCGGAGACGACGACCTCGATCCTCGACCTCTACCGGCGCATCAACGCGGAGCTCGGCCTCACGGTGCTGCTCATCACGCACGAGATGGATGTCGTGAAGTCGATCTGCCGATCGGCCGCTCTGATCGAGCGCGGCCGGATCGTCGAGAGCGGCCCGCTCACCGACCTCATCCGCACGCCCGGCTCCCGTCTGACGGCGCAGCTCTTCCCGCTCGGGCCGGTCCCGGCATCCGTCGGCGCCTCCTCGGCCGTGATCGACATCACGTTCGCGGGCGGCAGCGCGGACCGCCCGGTCATCGCCCAGCTGGCGCGCGACCACGGCCTCGACGTGTCGATCCTCGGCGCCCTGATCGAGCAGATCGGCGGCGCACAGGCCGGTCGCACCCGCATCGAGGTTCCCGGGTCGGCAGCGGCCGCCGTCGTCGCCGACCTGCGGGCGCAGGGCCTGCTCGTCGAGGTGCTCAAGGAGGCCGTATGA
- a CDS encoding methionine ABC transporter permease, which produces MNSQLLSVLLVATGQTLYMVGVSLVVTVIVGLPLGVVLVGTERGGFLETPFGSRRLGVVINRILDFIVNLGRSVPFIILMVALIPVTRLIVGTFIGPTAAIVPLSAVAIPFFARMVEIAIKEVDAGLLEVASSLGANRWQLVTKVLLPEAAPPMLLGLSTTVTSIINFSAMVGTVAGGGLGDVAIRYGYQQYSWIHIVSVIIIIFAIVMILQSLAAWGARRLARRGPRAARTRKVTSAV; this is translated from the coding sequence ATGAACAGTCAGCTCCTCTCGGTCCTGCTGGTCGCGACCGGCCAGACGCTCTACATGGTGGGCGTCTCGCTCGTCGTGACGGTGATCGTCGGGCTGCCCCTCGGAGTCGTGCTGGTCGGCACCGAGCGAGGCGGGTTCCTCGAGACGCCCTTCGGATCGCGTCGTCTCGGCGTCGTCATCAACCGCATCCTGGACTTCATCGTCAACCTCGGCCGATCCGTGCCGTTCATCATCCTGATGGTCGCGCTCATCCCGGTCACCCGACTGATCGTGGGCACGTTCATCGGCCCGACGGCGGCGATCGTGCCGCTGTCCGCGGTCGCGATCCCGTTCTTCGCGCGGATGGTCGAGATCGCGATCAAGGAGGTGGATGCGGGACTCCTCGAGGTCGCGTCCTCACTCGGGGCGAACCGATGGCAGCTGGTCACCAAGGTGCTGCTGCCCGAGGCGGCGCCGCCGATGCTCCTCGGCCTGTCGACGACCGTCACCTCGATCATCAACTTCTCCGCCATGGTCGGCACCGTCGCCGGCGGCGGGCTCGGCGACGTCGCGATCCGCTACGGCTACCAGCAGTACAGCTGGATCCACATCGTGTCGGTGATCATCATCATCTTCGCGATCGTGATGATCCTGCAGTCCCTTGCCGCGTGGGGCGCACGCCGTCTCGCGCGGCGCGGCCCCCGCGCCGCGCGCACCCGCAAGGTCACGTCCGCCGTGTGA